A stretch of the Candidatus Binataceae bacterium genome encodes the following:
- a CDS encoding DUF523 and DUF1722 domain-containing protein: MARLTTSRSAERTIRIGVSACLLGEEVRFDGGHKRDDFLVDMLGPFVEFVTVCPELEAGLGVPRESLRLERDGDRVKMIGNKSRTDRTALMERFATRRTDELDAEDLCGYVLKKNSPSCGMERVRIYANSGMPSRDGVGIFAAALMRRFPNLPIEEEGRLNEPRLRENFIERIFAYRRLRSFFASRWTLGGLVGFHTAHKLVLMAHSPQAYSELGRFVANAKQISRAEVREHYIGNTMAALSKPATRARHVNVLQHMAGYLREHLDSPARAELAELIDDYRNGLVPLVVPLTMLRHYVHRFDIAYLRGQVYLDPHPKELMLRNHV, from the coding sequence ATGGCGCGACTGACTACATCACGCTCGGCGGAGCGCACAATCAGAATCGGCGTATCGGCGTGTCTGCTTGGCGAAGAAGTGCGCTTCGATGGCGGACATAAGCGCGACGATTTCCTGGTCGATATGCTGGGGCCGTTCGTCGAGTTCGTTACTGTATGCCCCGAGCTCGAGGCGGGGCTCGGCGTGCCGCGCGAATCGCTGAGGCTCGAGCGCGACGGCGATCGGGTGAAGATGATCGGCAACAAATCCCGCACCGATCGCACCGCGCTGATGGAACGGTTCGCCACCCGCCGCACGGACGAACTCGACGCGGAGGATCTCTGCGGTTACGTGCTGAAGAAAAACTCGCCGAGCTGTGGGATGGAGCGCGTGCGCATCTATGCCAATTCGGGGATGCCTTCGCGTGATGGCGTCGGCATTTTCGCCGCGGCGCTCATGAGGCGCTTTCCGAATTTGCCGATCGAAGAGGAAGGGCGGCTCAACGAGCCCCGCCTGCGCGAGAATTTCATCGAGCGGATCTTCGCGTATCGACGGCTGCGATCATTTTTTGCCTCGCGATGGACGCTCGGCGGCCTCGTTGGCTTCCATACGGCGCACAAGCTCGTGCTGATGGCGCATTCGCCGCAGGCCTATTCGGAACTCGGTCGCTTCGTCGCGAATGCGAAGCAAATTTCACGCGCCGAGGTGCGCGAACATTACATCGGCAACACGATGGCCGCGCTCAGCAAGCCTGCGACCCGCGCCCGTCACGTCAACGTGCTGCAGCACATGGCCGGCTACCTGCGCGAGCATCTCGATTCACCCGCGCGCGCCGAGCTCGCCGAATTGATCGACGACTACCGCAACGGCCTCGTGCCGCTCGTCGTGCCGCTAACTATGCTCCGGCACTACGTGCACCGCTTCGATATCGCCTACCTGCGCGGCCAGGTTTACCTCGATCCACATCCCAAGGAGCTGATGCTCCGCAACCATGTGTGA
- a CDS encoding Hsp70 family protein: MSTEVRAVGVDFGTTNSAIAIIDGSGEPRLASFRTADARAMADTFRSILFFEAIEETGGTEAPLAVGNDAIRRYLQAGGQGRLIQSLKSFLADRTFDSTDIMGETYALGDLIAPILNSLRDAAIAQFGKLPPRVVVGRPVNFASSVTADDSLARSRLDVAVRRAGWDDVIFEYEPVAAAYDYAMRIGREEVVLIGDFGGGTSDFSLLKLAPASGAAAPPRYEILGNDGVAIAGDAFDGRIMRYLVAPALGRGSRYKTPYGVVLPAPTWPYTRLERWHYLSILKAPITMAKLEDLKHQSLEPDKIAAFIRVVDYDLGYYLFRSVEQTKLALSDLESAGFEFRDGPIEIVATVARPEFEKWIARYLEDIAGCVDRLIASTAVAPEKIDSVFLTGGSSFVPAVRRIFTNRFGADRIRMGNEFTSVARGLALRALHEN, translated from the coding sequence ATGAGTACTGAGGTGCGCGCGGTCGGCGTCGATTTCGGCACCACCAACAGCGCGATTGCGATCATCGACGGGTCGGGCGAGCCGCGGCTGGCGAGCTTTCGCACCGCCGATGCGCGGGCGATGGCCGACACCTTCCGCTCGATCCTCTTCTTCGAGGCGATCGAGGAAACCGGCGGCACCGAGGCGCCGCTCGCGGTGGGCAATGATGCGATCCGGCGCTATCTCCAAGCGGGAGGCCAGGGCCGTCTCATCCAATCGCTCAAGTCATTTCTTGCCGATCGGACTTTCGACAGCACTGATATCATGGGCGAGACCTACGCGCTCGGCGATCTCATTGCGCCGATCCTGAACTCGTTGCGCGACGCCGCGATCGCGCAGTTCGGCAAGCTGCCGCCGCGCGTAGTCGTGGGACGGCCGGTGAACTTCGCGTCCTCGGTTACTGCTGATGACAGTCTCGCGCGCAGCCGCCTCGATGTAGCCGTGCGCCGCGCGGGATGGGATGACGTGATCTTCGAGTACGAGCCCGTCGCTGCAGCGTATGACTACGCGATGCGCATCGGGCGCGAAGAGGTCGTTCTCATCGGAGACTTTGGCGGCGGCACGAGCGATTTTTCACTGCTCAAGCTGGCACCCGCTTCTGGAGCGGCCGCGCCGCCACGCTACGAAATTCTTGGCAACGACGGCGTCGCGATCGCGGGCGACGCTTTCGATGGCCGCATCATGCGCTACCTGGTTGCGCCGGCGCTCGGACGCGGCAGCCGCTATAAGACTCCGTACGGTGTCGTGCTGCCCGCGCCGACATGGCCATACACGCGGCTCGAGCGATGGCACTACCTGTCGATCCTGAAAGCGCCGATTACGATGGCGAAGCTCGAAGACCTGAAGCATCAGTCGCTCGAGCCCGACAAGATCGCCGCGTTCATCCGCGTGGTTGACTACGATCTCGGCTATTACCTCTTTCGATCGGTCGAGCAGACCAAGCTCGCGCTTTCGGATCTCGAATCAGCGGGCTTCGAGTTCCGCGACGGACCGATCGAGATCGTTGCCACAGTTGCGCGGCCCGAATTTGAAAAATGGATCGCGCGCTACCTCGAAGACATCGCGGGATGCGTCGATCGCTTGATCGCAAGCACCGCCGTCGCGCCCGAAAAAATCGATAGCGTATTCCTCACCGGCGGATCGTCGTTCGTCCCCGCCGTGCGCCGAATCTTCACCAACCGCTTCGGCGCCGACCGAATCAGAATGGGCAACGAATTCACCTCAGTCGCCCGTGGCCTCGCGCTGCGCGCCCTTCACGAAAATTAG
- a CDS encoding cobalamin-binding protein, translating to MPRIVSLLPSATEIVCALGFENDLVGRSHECDFPVSVARLPVLTEPKFKPQGSSAQIDRDVKRIVADALAVYRVDADKLRALRPDAIVTQSQCEVCAVNESEVQEAVADWIGAPPKIVSLKPYGLADLFNDMQYVADALDAHQRGVDLTQRLRTRMADIAAKAQHTKSRPSLATIEWLDPLMAAANWMPELIEQAGGVNLFGQPGEHSPKMTFDEFAAKDPDAILISPCGFPIARTMDETDTLTRREGWATLRAVREGRVFVADGNQYFNRPGPRIVDSLEILAEIIHPEIFSFGHEGSGWRRL from the coding sequence ATGCCGCGTATCGTGAGCCTGCTGCCAAGTGCGACCGAGATCGTATGCGCGCTGGGATTCGAAAACGATCTCGTCGGACGCTCGCACGAATGCGATTTCCCCGTATCAGTGGCGCGGCTGCCCGTACTGACGGAGCCCAAGTTCAAGCCCCAGGGCTCGAGCGCGCAGATCGATCGCGATGTGAAGCGAATCGTCGCCGATGCGCTCGCGGTCTACCGCGTAGACGCAGACAAGTTGCGCGCGCTGCGCCCTGACGCGATCGTCACGCAATCGCAATGCGAGGTGTGCGCCGTAAACGAGAGCGAGGTGCAGGAGGCGGTCGCCGATTGGATCGGCGCGCCGCCGAAGATCGTATCGCTTAAGCCCTACGGGCTCGCCGACTTGTTCAATGACATGCAGTACGTGGCGGATGCGCTCGACGCACATCAGCGCGGCGTCGATTTGACTCAGCGCCTGCGCACGCGGATGGCCGATATCGCGGCCAAGGCACAGCACACCAAATCGCGCCCGTCGCTTGCGACGATCGAATGGCTCGATCCGTTGATGGCGGCGGCGAACTGGATGCCCGAGCTCATCGAGCAGGCGGGCGGCGTCAACCTGTTCGGCCAGCCGGGCGAGCATTCGCCCAAGATGACGTTCGACGAATTCGCGGCGAAGGATCCCGATGCGATCCTGATCTCACCCTGCGGCTTTCCGATCGCGCGCACGATGGACGAAACCGATACACTCACGCGGCGCGAAGGATGGGCAACGCTGCGTGCGGTGCGCGAGGGCAGAGTCTTCGTCGCCGACGGCAATCAGTATTTCAATCGCCCGGGACCGCGAATCGTCGATTCGCTCGAAATTCTCGCCGAGATTATCCATCCCGAAATTTTCAGCTTCGGTCACGAAGGCTCCGGCTGGCGCCGGCTCTAG
- a CDS encoding NAD(P)H-binding protein, translated as MEHRLVAIAGGSGFIGRAIARRLSSLPGTRVRILSRNPDQARAQITIPNAEFVKGDVTVSASLRDALAGATTVVNATQFDGYPVENPSRGLTFERVDFAGTVALLDAAKAENIAQFIYISGAAADETSLHPGFRAKGLAERAIRESGLTYTIFRPSLVYGPEDKVLNGFVKAMRLAPIFPVPGTGQQKVQPVLVDDLAACVALAFTGKGANESYDVGGPDLITFDEMMKAVMEASGIHRPIIHVPETLMRAFGAIAEKLPKPMLSRDAVTFVTADNACNIAPLVADFKIQLTPMKAGLAYLAKKNGG; from the coding sequence ATGGAGCACAGACTGGTTGCGATCGCGGGGGGATCGGGATTCATCGGCCGCGCAATCGCGCGGCGACTTTCCTCATTGCCGGGCACGCGAGTGCGAATACTCTCACGCAATCCCGACCAGGCGCGCGCACAAATCACGATACCCAACGCCGAGTTCGTGAAGGGCGACGTGACGGTGTCGGCGTCGCTGCGCGACGCGCTCGCGGGCGCGACTACGGTCGTGAATGCGACGCAGTTCGACGGTTATCCGGTAGAGAATCCCTCGCGCGGGCTTACGTTCGAGCGTGTCGACTTCGCCGGCACGGTCGCGCTGCTCGATGCCGCCAAGGCGGAGAACATCGCGCAGTTCATCTACATAAGCGGCGCGGCGGCCGACGAGACGAGCCTTCATCCCGGCTTTCGCGCCAAGGGGCTGGCAGAGCGCGCGATCCGCGAATCGGGTTTGACCTACACGATTTTCCGCCCGTCGCTCGTTTACGGACCGGAAGACAAGGTGCTCAACGGTTTCGTCAAGGCGATGCGTCTCGCGCCGATCTTTCCCGTTCCCGGCACTGGGCAGCAGAAGGTGCAGCCCGTGCTCGTCGACGATCTCGCGGCCTGCGTTGCACTTGCGTTCACGGGCAAAGGTGCGAACGAGAGTTACGATGTGGGAGGCCCCGACCTGATAACTTTCGATGAGATGATGAAGGCCGTGATGGAAGCCAGCGGCATTCACCGGCCAATCATCCATGTTCCTGAAACTCTCATGCGCGCGTTCGGCGCAATCGCTGAAAAGCTGCCGAAGCCAATGCTGTCACGCGACGCGGTCACGTTCGTCACCGCAGACAACGCCTGCAACATCGCGCCGCTCGTCGCAGACTTCAAAATTCAGCTCACGCCGATGAAGGCCGGACTCGCTTATCTCGCGAAAAAGAACGGCGGCTAG
- the hydA gene encoding dihydropyrimidinase encodes MSAPAAFDLAITGATVVTRAGSSLADVAISGGTIAKIGAPGSLGATAKTIDARGMLLLPGAVDPHTHLDAEMFNLHTIDDFESGTVAAAAGGVTSIIDYAFQAQGGTLAGAIEKWQAKAEGRAVIDYGFHIALLDPTPEAIAEIPRMVERGFTSFKIFMMMNFEARARDFLRAFRTAGEAGALLTIHAEDENLIGYCTEMLLRAGKQSVEHFPASRPPIVEGAAVKRALAMTQVAGGAPAYFVHLSSRDAIAAIRAARSNGRAVLAETRPIYLYLTEERFHEPDGARYVGYPPLRTEEHREAIWEALADGTVDVVATDHCSWTLGHKRSANRFTRVMPGMSNLETLVPMLYSEGVAKGRISLERMVDLVATNPARIFGLYPRKGAIVEGADADLVIFDPNRKVTVHSPEMHSRADYDPFEGFEVTGWPAMTISRGEAIVTNRRDDARRGRGELLTRAAFDSNWRSF; translated from the coding sequence GTGAGCGCGCCCGCGGCGTTCGATCTCGCGATAACCGGCGCGACGGTTGTGACGCGCGCGGGATCGTCGTTGGCCGACGTGGCGATCAGTGGTGGCACGATCGCGAAGATCGGAGCGCCGGGATCGCTCGGCGCGACGGCAAAAACGATCGATGCGCGGGGGATGCTGCTGCTGCCGGGCGCCGTCGATCCGCATACGCATCTCGACGCCGAGATGTTCAATCTCCACACGATCGATGACTTCGAGTCAGGCACCGTCGCGGCCGCGGCTGGAGGCGTGACGTCGATCATCGACTACGCTTTCCAGGCCCAGGGCGGCACGCTCGCGGGCGCGATCGAGAAATGGCAGGCGAAGGCGGAAGGCCGCGCCGTTATCGACTACGGGTTTCATATCGCGCTGCTCGATCCGACGCCCGAAGCGATCGCCGAGATTCCGCGGATGGTCGAGCGCGGCTTCACCAGTTTCAAGATCTTCATGATGATGAACTTCGAGGCGCGCGCGAGAGACTTCCTGCGCGCCTTTCGAACCGCGGGCGAAGCGGGCGCGCTGCTGACGATTCACGCCGAGGACGAAAATCTTATCGGCTACTGCACCGAGATGCTGCTGCGGGCCGGCAAGCAGAGCGTCGAGCATTTTCCCGCCAGCCGCCCGCCGATTGTCGAGGGCGCGGCGGTGAAGCGTGCGCTGGCGATGACGCAGGTGGCGGGCGGCGCCCCCGCATACTTCGTGCATCTCTCGTCGCGCGATGCGATCGCCGCGATTCGCGCGGCGCGCTCCAACGGCCGCGCCGTCCTCGCCGAAACGCGGCCAATCTATCTCTATCTCACCGAAGAGCGGTTCCATGAGCCGGATGGCGCGCGCTATGTCGGCTATCCTCCGCTGCGCACCGAGGAGCATCGCGAGGCAATCTGGGAAGCGCTCGCGGACGGCACCGTCGATGTCGTCGCGACCGATCATTGCAGTTGGACGCTCGGTCACAAGCGCTCGGCCAATCGCTTCACGCGCGTGATGCCGGGGATGTCGAACCTCGAAACTCTCGTGCCGATGCTTTATTCCGAGGGCGTTGCGAAGGGCCGTATCTCGCTCGAGCGGATGGTCGATCTCGTCGCGACTAATCCTGCGCGCATTTTCGGGCTCTACCCGCGCAAGGGCGCAATCGTCGAAGGCGCGGACGCCGACCTCGTCATTTTTGATCCGAACCGCAAGGTGACGGTGCACAGTCCCGAGATGCACTCCCGTGCCGACTACGATCCGTTCGAAGGCTTCGAGGTCACGGGCTGGCCCGCTATGACAATCTCGCGCGGCGAGGCGATCGTCACAAATCGCCGCGATGATGCGCGTCGCGGTCGCGGTGAGCTGCTGACTCGCGCCGCGTTCGATTCGAACTGGCGCAGCTTCTAA
- a CDS encoding metallophosphoesterase, with protein MPRRKPPLALRPLHRMWRRTIDNVLVSEIALPVRELPEALSGVVACQISDFHLDRDEDVARLHGAVEAINQEHPDFVFLTGDYFSGPDTMRRYLGEFRDSLRHLKPRLGVFAILGNHDHWSSADQIATTLKHSNADVLINESRRLRLRGEELVIVGIDDLWSRRAEPARAFANVGADDATIVLAHNPDTALYARHLKPGVMLSGHTHGGVVRIPFYGSPLKSILKIGKQFYSGLNRYEDFYIYTNRGLGTFWLRIRINCPPEVSRFSLTQYSEQAAATAPQPEVRLEEKRRRRRNVVRQIGSKVRKRKR; from the coding sequence GTGCCGCGCCGCAAACCGCCCCTCGCGTTGCGTCCGCTACATCGCATGTGGCGGCGCACGATCGACAACGTGTTGGTCTCCGAGATCGCGCTGCCGGTCCGCGAATTACCCGAAGCGCTGAGCGGCGTCGTCGCCTGCCAGATCAGCGATTTTCATCTCGATCGCGATGAAGACGTGGCGCGCCTACATGGCGCGGTCGAAGCGATCAACCAGGAGCATCCGGACTTCGTTTTTCTGACCGGCGACTACTTTTCCGGGCCTGACACGATGCGCCGCTATCTCGGCGAGTTTCGCGATTCGCTGCGGCACTTGAAGCCGCGCCTCGGCGTGTTCGCGATCCTGGGCAATCATGACCACTGGTCATCCGCCGATCAGATAGCGACCACGCTCAAGCATTCGAACGCTGATGTTCTCATTAACGAGAGCCGCCGGCTCAGGCTGCGCGGCGAGGAACTAGTGATCGTCGGAATCGATGACCTGTGGTCGCGGCGGGCTGAACCCGCGCGCGCGTTTGCCAATGTCGGCGCCGACGACGCCACGATCGTGCTCGCGCACAATCCCGACACTGCTCTCTATGCGCGTCACCTGAAACCGGGCGTGATGCTATCCGGGCACACCCACGGTGGCGTGGTGCGAATTCCGTTTTACGGCTCGCCGCTCAAGTCGATTCTCAAGATCGGCAAGCAGTTCTATTCGGGACTCAATCGCTACGAGGATTTTTACATCTACACCAATCGCGGCCTCGGCACTTTCTGGCTGCGCATCCGCATCAATTGCCCGCCGGAAGTTTCGCGCTTCAGCCTGACGCAGTATTCCGAACAAGCTGCCGCCACCGCACCTCAGCCCGAGGTTCGCCTCGAAGAAAAACGGCGCCGGCGCCGCAACGTCGTACGCCAAATCGGCTCTAAGGTTAGAAAGAGGAAACGCTAA
- a CDS encoding HAD family hydrolase, which yields MGSFGASRLNLIFDADDTLWDSNIHFLEAFDEFAAAVIDAGLPLDRIKIHDAVRKAELELIKSHGYGRRPYILALHRAASDMTQGDDDSGLRDEIERIGANLMERHCELLPGVEPTVKDLAKRHRLMMFTKGQRDEQLRKLDRSKLGHLFDRVETPREKDVEAYQRLVQEANLDCEETFMIGNSPRSDINPAVKAGLRAVYIPHPHTWDLEHEEIEMVEGRVIEVSTFRRLIELF from the coding sequence ATGGGCTCATTTGGCGCCTCACGTTTGAATCTAATCTTCGATGCTGACGACACGCTCTGGGACTCGAATATTCATTTCCTTGAAGCCTTCGACGAATTCGCGGCGGCGGTCATCGACGCCGGGCTTCCGCTCGATCGAATCAAGATTCACGACGCCGTCCGCAAAGCCGAGCTCGAGCTGATCAAATCGCACGGTTACGGCCGCCGTCCCTATATTCTCGCGCTCCATCGCGCGGCCTCTGATATGACGCAGGGAGATGACGACTCCGGGCTTCGCGATGAGATCGAACGAATCGGCGCGAATCTGATGGAGCGGCATTGCGAGCTATTGCCCGGCGTCGAACCCACCGTGAAGGATCTCGCCAAGCGCCATCGCCTGATGATGTTCACCAAGGGTCAGCGCGACGAGCAGTTGCGCAAGCTCGACCGCTCCAAGCTCGGCCATCTGTTCGATCGGGTCGAGACGCCGCGCGAAAAAGACGTCGAGGCCTATCAGCGCCTGGTGCAGGAAGCGAATCTCGATTGCGAAGAAACCTTCATGATCGGCAACAGCCCGCGCTCCGACATCAATCCCGCCGTCAAAGCCGGCCTGCGCGCGGTCTACATCCCGCATCCCCATACCTGGGACCTCGAGCACGAGGAAATCGAGATGGTCGAAGGTCGCGTCATTGAAGTGAGTACCTTTCGACGCCTGATCGAGCTATTCTGA
- a CDS encoding heme ABC transporter ATP-binding protein, producing the protein MNPTPALRAESIRAGYGDIDVLRAISLEVSAGEMLAIVGPNGAGKSTLLKVLGGAMRPASGKVELLGRSLDAFDRRELARSVAVVNQENAVAFRFSVLEVVLMGRAPHLGAFHFESPRDLEIASAALARFDLEPFAHRHIQELSGGERKRVFLARAVAQEPRVTLLDEPTAFLDLKHVAEIMTVFRELCAARAMSVVATMHDLNAAAIYADRVMLMKDGAAVGCGPPAEILTADNLRRVYETEVYVGRNPSTGALMILPAGGG; encoded by the coding sequence ATGAATCCCACGCCAGCGCTGCGCGCCGAAAGCATCCGCGCCGGCTACGGCGATATCGATGTGTTGCGCGCGATTTCACTCGAAGTGAGCGCAGGAGAAATGCTCGCAATCGTGGGCCCCAACGGCGCTGGCAAATCGACCCTGCTGAAAGTCCTCGGCGGTGCGATGCGTCCCGCGTCGGGCAAGGTCGAGCTGCTCGGCCGCTCGCTCGACGCCTTCGATCGCCGCGAGCTCGCGCGCAGCGTCGCCGTCGTCAACCAGGAGAACGCCGTCGCATTTCGATTCTCGGTGCTCGAAGTCGTCTTGATGGGCCGCGCGCCGCATCTTGGCGCGTTTCATTTCGAATCGCCGCGCGATCTCGAAATCGCGAGCGCCGCGCTGGCGCGCTTCGATCTCGAGCCATTTGCGCATCGCCATATCCAGGAACTCTCCGGCGGTGAGCGCAAGCGGGTTTTCCTCGCGCGAGCCGTGGCACAGGAACCGCGCGTGACGCTGCTCGATGAGCCGACAGCGTTTCTCGATCTGAAGCACGTGGCCGAAATCATGACGGTGTTCCGCGAGTTGTGCGCGGCGCGCGCGATGTCGGTCGTCGCCACGATGCACGATCTGAACGCCGCGGCGATATATGCTGATCGCGTAATGCTCATGAAAGACGGCGCGGCCGTGGGATGCGGTCCGCCGGCCGAAATTCTCACCGCCGACAACCTGCGCCGCGTCTACGAAACCGAGGTTTACGTCGGGCGTAACCCTTCTACGGGAGCATTGATGATCCTGCCGGCCGGCGGCGGCTGA